A region of [Bacteroides] pectinophilus DNA encodes the following proteins:
- a CDS encoding PqqD family protein codes for MRFEYDTICTIKLDTEGLVIMAFNSEYALEHAAGTWWIIKCAQTPDRYTPPVPVNDSGAEIFRGFIGNKTAEEIAMQLASEYGISVEEALTDVNAFVRQLAAQPGFLPRNNEYNSTFNRVE; via the coding sequence ATGCGGTTTGAATATGATACAATATGCACAATAAAGCTTGATACAGAGGGGCTGGTAATTATGGCATTTAATTCGGAATATGCATTGGAGCATGCGGCAGGAACATGGTGGATAATCAAATGCGCACAGACACCTGACAGATATACGCCTCCGGTTCCGGTCAATGACAGCGGCGCGGAGATATTCAGGGGATTTATCGGGAATAAAACGGCAGAAGAGATTGCAATGCAGCTTGCTTCGGAGTATGGTATATCAGTGGAAGAGGCGCTGACAGATGTCAATGCATTTGTCAGGCAGCTTGCAGCACAGCCGGGGTTTTTGCCCCGGAATAATGAATATAACTCAACATTTAATCGGGTGGAATAA
- the tadA gene encoding tRNA adenosine(34) deaminase TadA, whose protein sequence is MEKRELNDDEKYMKEAIKQARKAYKIGESPIGCVIVYQNKIIARGYNRRNIDKTTLGHAEITAIRKASKVIGDWRLEDCTIYVTLEPCQMCAGAIVQARIPRVVIGAMNPKAGCAGSVLNLLEIPQFNHQCDVERGVLADECSGLMSSFFRELREQKKNK, encoded by the coding sequence ATGGAAAAACGTGAATTAAATGACGATGAAAAATATATGAAGGAAGCCATAAAGCAGGCGCGCAAAGCCTACAAAATCGGGGAATCTCCCATCGGCTGTGTGATTGTGTATCAGAATAAGATTATTGCCCGCGGCTACAACCGCCGCAATATCGACAAGACTACTCTCGGACATGCCGAGATTACGGCAATCAGAAAGGCAAGTAAAGTTATCGGTGACTGGCGCCTTGAGGACTGCACAATATATGTCACTCTTGAGCCATGCCAGATGTGTGCCGGAGCCATCGTTCAGGCAAGAATTCCCCGCGTTGTGATTGGCGCCATGAACCCCAAAGCCGGATGTGCAGGCTCAGTCCTGAATCTGCTTGAGATACCGCAGTTCAACCACCAGTGTGATGTAGAACGCGGCGTACTTGCAGACGAATGTTCCGGGCTTATGTCATCATTTTTCAGGGAACTCAGGGAGCAGAAGAAAAACAAATAA